The following DNA comes from Pseudomonadota bacterium.
GGCGGCGCCTGAAGCGCGAGCAGCGCAGCATGGCGCTGTCGTCCGCGCGCAGTTTGCTCTTCGATACGGTGCTCGCCGAGCGTGTGGCGCAGGGCAGCTGGAACCGGCTGCTCGCGGGCGATGCGGCCATGCTGGCAGGCTCACAGAGCTGGTTCGCCGTCGACACCCCCGACGACGCCTTGGCCGAGCGCCTGGCCTGTTTCGACATCCATCCGAGCGGCCCCCTGTGGGGCGCGGGCGACCTCGCCACCGGCGCGAGCATCGCCGAGCTCGAGCAGGCGGTGGCGGCCGCCCACGAAGGCTTCGCGACGGGGCTGGCCCGCGGCGGCCTGCGCCAGCAGCGTCGTCCCCTGCGCGCGTGCGCCGAGGGCGCCACGATCGAGCAGCACGAGCGCACGGCGTGCGTTCGCTTCACCTTACCCGCGGGTAGCTACGCCACCTCCCTGGTGCGCGAGCTGGCCGATATCGACGAACCCGACCGCTCGCGCGCAACCGCGCGGGCGAGCGAAGCAGGAGACTGACGATGAGTGACACCGTGGATGTGATCGACCACGAGGGCGGCGTGCGGGAACTGCGCATGGCGCGCCCGCCGGTCAACGCCCTGGACCCTCACCTGATCGCGACGCTGCGCGACCAGATCAAGGCGGCGGGGGGTGAGGCCGGCGCCGTGGTCATCTCCGGGCGGCCGGGCATGTTTACCGCCGGCCTCGACGTGCCCACCCTGTTGCAGCTCGATCGGCCGACGATCGCTACCGTGTGGGAGGACTTCATTGACCTCATGCACACGATCGCTGCGAGTGCCGTGCCCGTGGTGGCGGCGATCACCGGCCATAGCCCCGCCGGCGGTGCCGTACTCGCCGTGTTCTGCGACTACCGCATCATGGCGGAGGGCAAGTACACGATCGGGCTGAACGAAGTGCAGGTGGGGCTGCCCGTGCCGCCCGTCGTGGTCGACGCCTACGCTCGGCTGGTGGGCGCTGCACGGGCCGAGCGCCTGCTGAGCCTCGCGGCGTTGCTACCCCCCGACGACGCGCTCGAGGCCGGTCTGGTCGACGAGGTGGTGGCGGTGGACGAGGTGGTGCCCCGGGCGCTGGAGGAGGCGCGTCGCCTAGCGGCGTTTCCGCCGATTGCGCAGCGCGAGACGAGGCGCTACGCGCGCCATGCGCTGCTCACGCGCTTCGAGGTGCTGCGCCAGGAAGGGCTCGGCCAGCGCATGGCGGAGGTCTGGTTCAGCGATGAGACGCAGGCCTCCATGAAGGCGTTGGTAGCGCGCCTTGCCAAGCGCTGAGGTTGCGTCAGCTCTCGGCGTCGCGCCGCGGTCGGCGTAGGAGTACGTAGACCGCGCCGGTGCCGCCGTCTTCGGTTGGCGCCGAGACGAAGGCGAGGACGTTGGGCTGCTCGCGCAGCCAGGCGTTGACGAGGGTCTTGAGCACGGGCCCACGATCGCCGCTTCCGATCCCCTTGCCGTGTACCACTTTAATGCAACGCGCCCGTTCCTCGCGCGCCTCCGCCATGAAGTCGCTCAGCACTTTCGTGGCCCGGGCGGTGGTGAGGCCGTGCAGATCGACGCCTCCCTCCACCCGATACTGACCTCGCCGCAGCTGTCGCAAGGTGGAGGTGGCGACACCGGGGGCACGGTACTCGAGGGGCTCGCCCCGTCCCACCCTCGGAAGGTTCTGCGCGGCGAACGCGTCGGCCATGGCGCTTGGGGTGGGCGTTCGATCCGCCGCCGAGGGTGCGTCGGACGGTCGCGGCCGCGGACGCACAGGATCGCGCGCGCGCATGAGCACGTCGGGTGGATCCTCCGCCTCCAGCCGGCGCACATCGCGCATCGCTTCGCGAAACAGGCGCTGCGCCTCCTGCTGCTGTTCGTCAGCGTCGTCGCCGCCGGCCATGGGTCCTCGCTGTTGTTGCCGATCGAGTGTTGAATGCGGGCGTGGGGACCCGCTCGATCCAGTATAGTAGCGCTTGGGCCCGCAAGGCCGCCGCGGCACGCCGCACCACATGAGACTATGCAACTGCATGAAGGTCCTGATCAGTAACGACGATGGTTATCGCGCGCCGGGCATCCGCGCCTTGCGCGATGCGATCGCGCCGCTTGTCGAGCAGACGGTGATCGTCGCGCCCGACCGCAATCGCAGCGGCGCCAGCAACTCGCTCACCTTGGAGCAACCCATCCGCGTCTGGAAGGATGCGGAGGACGTCTACTTCACCAACGGCACGCCGACCGATTGTGTGCACCTCGCCGTGACCGGGGGGCTGTTCGACTTCGAGCCGGACATGGTGATCTCCGGCATCAATCATGGACCTAATCTCGGCGATGACGTGTTGTACTCGGGCACTGTCGCCGCCGCGATGGAGGGGCGCTTTCTCGGCTTGCCCGCCATCGCGATGTCCTCGAGCTCGCCGCGCAGTCGCTTCATGCCAACGGGCGCCCATGTGGCGGCCGAGCTGGTGCGGCGCCTGATCGACGACCCCTTGCCCGCAGACACGATCCTGAACGTCAACGTGCCCGCGGTCGCCGTCGAGGAGCTTCGCGGCTATCGCAGCACGCGCCTCGGCCATCGACACAAGGCGGAGCCGGCGATCGCATCGACCGATCCACGCGGTGCACGGATCTATTGGGTAGGACCCGCCGGCGAGGAGCAGGACGCGGGGGAGGGGACGGACTTTCACGCCCTCACCGAACACTGCGTGTCCATCACCCCCTTGCAGGTCGATCTCACGCGCCATTCGGCGTTGCCGAGCCTCGCTGGCTGGGTGTCGGAGTTGGGCGCATGAGGGGCGGGGACGGATACTCGTCGGGCATCGGCATGACCTCGGCGCGTACGCGTGAGCGACTGGTCATGCGCTTGGCGGAGCAGGGCATCACGGATACGGCCGTGCTCGATCGGATGCGAGAGGTGCCTCGCCATCTGTTCGTTGACGAGGCCCTCGCCAGTCGCGCCTACGAGGACAGCTCCCTGCCCATCGGCCATGGCCAAACCATCTCCCAGCCCTGGGTGGTGGCGCGGATGACCGAAGCGATTCTGGCAACGACGCCCAAGCCCGCAAAGGTGCTCGAGATCGGTACCGGTTGCGGCTACCAGACCGCGGTGCTGGCAGGTCTCGTGCGCATGGTCTACAGCGTCGAGCGCTTGGCCCCGCTTTACGAGCGTGCTCGCGAGCAGCTGCGCGCCCTGAAACTCTCGAACGTGCACCTGCGCCACGGCGACGGCTGGCAGGGCTGGACCACCTACGCCCCTTACGACGCGATCCTCTGCACGGCGGCGCCGGCACGGGTGCCGGCGATGCTCGAGTCCCAGCTCGCCGAAGGCGGTCGCCTGGTCATCCCCGTCGGCGGACGTCGGGCGCAGCAGCTCCTGTGCATTCGCCGCCAGGGCGATCACTTCGAGCAGGAGGTGTTGGACCCGGTGGTGTTCGTGCCCTTGGTCGAGGGCCGCGCTTGAGCGGCGAGGGCGGCTGGTTCAGTGCCCTGTACAGCTGGGTGATGGGCCGGGCCGGCACGCCGCAGGCCACCTGGTACCTCGGCGGCTTGAGCTTCGCCGAGTCGTCCTTCTTCCCCATCCCGCCAGACGTCATGCTGATCCCGATGACCCTGGCGCGCCCGACGCGGGCTTGGTTTCTGGCCGCGATCACCACCGCCACGTCGGTGGCCGGCGGCTTGTTCGGCTACCTGATCGGCGTGCTCGCCATCGAGAGCATTACGCCGTTCCTCGAGCGTGCTGGATACGTCGACGCCTACGAGCTCGCTCGTAGCTGGTTCGACCGATGGGGTTTGTTAGCCGTATTGGCAGCGGGGTTCTCGCCGATCCCGTACAAGGTGTTCACCATTGCCGCGGGCGCCCTCGGTATGTTCCTGCCGGGCTTCGTGCTGATGTCATTGCTCGGGCGCGGAGCACGCTTCTTCCTGGTGGCCGGGTTGATGAAGGCGGGCGGTCCCGCTATGGAGGCCGCCGTACGCCGTCACGTGGAGTGGCTGGGGTGGGCCCTGGTGCTCGTCATCGCCGTGCTGATCGTGGCGCTCACCATCGGGCACTGAGCGATGCGGGCCGGGCGCGTCAGTGACCGGGTGAAGCTGCCTCCGCGGCGTGTGGGCGTCGCCCTGGCCGCCTGGGCGACGCTGCTGCTACTCAACGCGTGCGTGATCGTGACCCAGGACGACACGCCCTACCAGCCCGCTAAACCCACGCACTACACGGTGTTGCCCGGCGACACGCTCTACTCGATCGCCTTTCGCTTGAAGCTCGACTGGCGTGACCTCGCCCGTTGGAACGGCCTCGACAACCCCTCCCTGATTCACCCTGGTCAGCGCCTGGTGCTGAGCGAGCCGTCAGGTGCCAAGCGGCGCAGCAAGTCGACGCGAGTCGCCCGTGGCACTCCCCCGTCCACCTCCAGCAGGTCGCCGACGCCTAAGCCATCGACTAAGCCACCCAAGGGCACCGCGGCGACGCCAGCACCTACGTCACCGCCGAAGCGTACGCCGGCGCCAACCAACTCTGTGGCGTCCTCCTTGAGCTGGCGCTGGCCCGCCAGTGGCCCCCTGGTGGCCACCTTCAGCGACCCCGCCGAGGCGGGACGCGGTATCGACGTCGGTGGCAAGAAGGGAGACGGCGTACGCGCCGCCGCGAGCGGCCGAGTGGTGTACACGGGCAGTGGCCTGCGCTATTACGGCAACCTGGTGATCATCAAGCACGACGATACCTTCTTGAGCGCCTACGGCTACAACGACGCGCTCCTCGTCTCCCAGGGGGATGACGTGCGGGCAGGGCAGCGCATCGCTCGCATGGGCCTCGGTCCTGGGCAGCAGCCCCGCCTGCACTTCGAGATCCGCGTCAACGGCAAGCCCGTCGATCCTCTGCGCTACCTGCCGGCCCGCGATCGCGGTCGTTGACCCCCGCGTTCGTGCCGCGATCGCCTACAGGATCAGCGCCGCCGCCACCCGGCGCCCGTCCACCACCAGCACGTTGTAGGTGCGGCAGGCCGCCGAGGTGCCCATGACTTCGAGGCCGATGCCGAGCTCGGCGAGGTCGGCGATGAGCAGCGCCGGCGGGAACGCTTGGGTCGGACCGGTGCCGAGCACGACGATGTCGGGCTGCCAGGCCAGCAACGGCTTCAGCGCCTTCAGATCGAGCGTCTC
Coding sequences within:
- a CDS encoding Smr/MutS family protein, with amino-acid sequence MAGGDDADEQQQEAQRLFREAMRDVRRLEAEDPPDVLMRARDPVRPRPRPSDAPSAADRTPTPSAMADAFAAQNLPRVGRGEPLEYRAPGVATSTLRQLRRGQYRVEGGVDLHGLTTARATKVLSDFMAEAREERARCIKVVHGKGIGSGDRGPVLKTLVNAWLREQPNVLAFVSAPTEDGGTGAVYVLLRRPRRDAES
- a CDS encoding enoyl-CoA hydratase/isomerase family protein, whose product is MSDTVDVIDHEGGVRELRMARPPVNALDPHLIATLRDQIKAAGGEAGAVVISGRPGMFTAGLDVPTLLQLDRPTIATVWEDFIDLMHTIAASAVPVVAAITGHSPAGGAVLAVFCDYRIMAEGKYTIGLNEVQVGLPVPPVVVDAYARLVGAARAERLLSLAALLPPDDALEAGLVDEVVAVDEVVPRALEEARRLAAFPPIAQRETRRYARHALLTRFEVLRQEGLGQRMAEVWFSDETQASMKALVARLAKR
- a CDS encoding protein-L-isoaspartate(D-aspartate) O-methyltransferase; translation: MRGGDGYSSGIGMTSARTRERLVMRLAEQGITDTAVLDRMREVPRHLFVDEALASRAYEDSSLPIGHGQTISQPWVVARMTEAILATTPKPAKVLEIGTGCGYQTAVLAGLVRMVYSVERLAPLYERAREQLRALKLSNVHLRHGDGWQGWTTYAPYDAILCTAAPARVPAMLESQLAEGGRLVIPVGGRRAQQLLCIRRQGDHFEQEVLDPVVFVPLVEGRA
- a CDS encoding peptidoglycan DD-metalloendopeptidase family protein, which produces MKLPPRRVGVALAAWATLLLLNACVIVTQDDTPYQPAKPTHYTVLPGDTLYSIAFRLKLDWRDLARWNGLDNPSLIHPGQRLVLSEPSGAKRRSKSTRVARGTPPSTSSRSPTPKPSTKPPKGTAATPAPTSPPKRTPAPTNSVASSLSWRWPASGPLVATFSDPAEAGRGIDVGGKKGDGVRAAASGRVVYTGSGLRYYGNLVIIKHDDTFLSAYGYNDALLVSQGDDVRAGQRIARMGLGPGQQPRLHFEIRVNGKPVDPLRYLPARDRGR
- a CDS encoding MTH938/NDUFAF3 family protein, which codes for RGDRVKLTLHTEAGVHLVRAYRPGQLRLADREVDTPVLMSPNELVCPWDAPPVETLDLKALKPLLAWQPDIVVLGTGPTQAFPPALLIADLAELGIGLEVMGTSAACRTYNVLVVDGRRVAAALIL
- a CDS encoding YqaA family protein, coding for MGRAGTPQATWYLGGLSFAESSFFPIPPDVMLIPMTLARPTRAWFLAAITTATSVAGGLFGYLIGVLAIESITPFLERAGYVDAYELARSWFDRWGLLAVLAAGFSPIPYKVFTIAAGALGMFLPGFVLMSLLGRGARFFLVAGLMKAGGPAMEAAVRRHVEWLGWALVLVIAVLIVALTIGH
- the surE gene encoding 5'/3'-nucleotidase SurE; the encoded protein is MKVLISNDDGYRAPGIRALRDAIAPLVEQTVIVAPDRNRSGASNSLTLEQPIRVWKDAEDVYFTNGTPTDCVHLAVTGGLFDFEPDMVISGINHGPNLGDDVLYSGTVAAAMEGRFLGLPAIAMSSSSPRSRFMPTGAHVAAELVRRLIDDPLPADTILNVNVPAVAVEELRGYRSTRLGHRHKAEPAIASTDPRGARIYWVGPAGEEQDAGEGTDFHALTEHCVSITPLQVDLTRHSALPSLAGWVSELGA